One Anastrepha obliqua isolate idAnaObli1 chromosome 6, idAnaObli1_1.0, whole genome shotgun sequence DNA window includes the following coding sequences:
- the LOC129250376 gene encoding uncharacterized protein LOC129250376, translated as MTSDNGTNFVGAEKELRIAFQQCMADIKLRSFFADSNIEWHCNPPAAPHMGGYWETGVKLVMYHLKRVLGEFPLSYEEFNTLLTEIEACVNSRPLCDNSETAGDLEALTPRHFIVGEPFKPIPEPEGQVFRGNLHQRWQAISAMKQHFWPRWRDDYLVSLQRRTKWFRSSRNIEEGDVVAVFNEPNPPTKWTLAGVIKCHHGTDGRVRVVTLKTPHGVLVRPIVKLCLLPTKGHLFHEETNN; from the coding sequence ATGACATCAGATAACGGTACAAATTTCGTTGGAGCCGAGAAGGAGTTACGCATTGCATTTCAACAGTGCATGGCTGATATTAAACTTCGCTCTTTCTTTGCGGATTCGAATATCGAATGGCACTGTAATCCACCGGCTGCACCCCATATGGGAGGTTACTGGGAGACTGGAGTCAAACTTGTCATGTATCATTTAAAACGCGTACTAGGAGAATTTCCACTATCATACGAAGAGTTCAACACACTTTTGACTGAAATAGAAGCTTGCGTAAACTCTCGACCACTCTGTGATAACTCTGAAACTGCTGGTGACTTAGAAGCTCTAACTCCCAGACATTTCATAGTCGGTGAACCGTTTAAGCCAATACCGGAACCTGAGGGTCAAGTGTTTCGTGGAAATCTTCATCAGCGatggcaagcaatttctgccatgaaacaaCATTTCTGGCCTCGTTGGAGAGACGATTACCTCGTGAGCTTACAACGTCGCACCAAGTGGTTTCGTTCTTCACGCAACATTGAAGAAGGGGATGTGGTTGCTGTTTTCAACGAGCCTAATCCTCCGACGAAGTGGACGCTTGCAGGAGTGATCAAATGCCATCATGGTACCGatggacgcgtaagagtagttacGTTGAAAACACCGCATGGCGTATTGGTTCGCCCTATAGTCAAACTTTGCCTTTTGCCAACGAAAGGACATTTATTTCATGAAGAAACTAATAACTAA